One part of the Natronorubrum sediminis genome encodes these proteins:
- a CDS encoding cupin domain-containing protein: MGYDTASKTDPESVVPEEFGGMWFLKDELETDHIGFSILELEPGGKGKEHDETHTDQEEIYYVASGSAEVELTDRDETVTLEEDDLLRLDSEESRQIFNRGDERVKLVLVGAPL; the protein is encoded by the coding sequence ATGGGCTACGATACTGCGTCCAAGACCGATCCGGAGTCAGTCGTCCCCGAGGAGTTCGGCGGCATGTGGTTTCTCAAAGACGAACTCGAAACCGACCACATCGGCTTCTCGATCCTCGAACTCGAGCCGGGCGGGAAAGGGAAAGAACACGACGAGACTCACACTGACCAGGAGGAAATCTACTACGTCGCGAGCGGCAGTGCCGAGGTCGAACTGACCGATCGAGACGAGACGGTGACGCTCGAGGAAGACGACCTACTCCGACTCGATTCCGAGGAATCACGACAGATCTTCAATCGCGGCGACGAGCGCGTGAAACTGGTGCTCGTGGGCGCACCACTGTAA
- a CDS encoding FAD-binding and (Fe-S)-binding domain-containing protein — translation MSLEPSADPATDRRANYDYGSDDVDRPALVDDLEALVECSVRADSYSRELYATDASAYEMTPIAVAFPESTADVVGIVEYCNTREIPVLPRGGGTSLAGQTVNRAVVLDFTRHLNDVLEIDTRDRTATVQPGTILGTLNETLAEHDLKFAPDPAWGDKSAIGGAIGNNSTGSHSLKYGKTDAYIESVEAVLADGTQTTFGEVTLEELAERGDPDGDLESRIYAEVSRLVEEDGDLIEEAYPDLKRNVSGYNLDRLVAEARGKPLPGGQETGEAGTVNLARLLAGSEGTLAIVTEATVSLEPVPETKSVSLLCYSDLHDAMRDVAPILEHEPAAVEVLDDVLIDLARDTAEFGPVAAMLPEGTNAVLLVEFYADDAEHGKEQVAGLLADRVPSATPTGDVPADAPSTPEDEAETLALEALEAYDKEERAQLWKLRKSGLPILLSRTTDAKHISFIEDTAIPPAQLPEFVERFEEILEDHDTYASFYAHAGPGVLHIRPLVNTKSEVGMDQLHGIADDATDLVVELGGSVSGEHGDGRARTQWNQKLYGDELWERFQDLKTAFDPDWLLNPGQVVFRDDDPTDLREHLRFDTDYHFESGFEPELHWENDNGMQGMIELCHGCGGCRGEQETTGGVMCPTFRASREEITSTRGRANALRQAMSGDLEPEEATSEEFVEEVMGLCIGCKGCAIDCPSEVDMAKLKAEVTHEYHQEHGATLRDRLFANVGTLSAWGSRLAPLSNTMAKVPGARTVLEKTIGIDASRSLPTFHSETFRDWFEKRGGAQVSEAEADRKVVCYPDTYTNHSHPEAGKAAVRVLEAANVHVTVPDELGDTGRPAFSKGFLEQARETARKNVSRLEPLVEDGWDVVVIEPSDAVMFQLDYLDLLSSDRAERVANATYGVCEYVDTFRLDEEMAFADGAASDLVYHGHCHQKAVAKDHHAVGVLRRAGYAVDPLDSGCCGMAGSFGYEAEHASMSDAIASILYEQVDDSDGERVVAPGASCRTQLENRPGANEEPPTPVELVDAALE, via the coding sequence ATGTCTCTGGAGCCGAGCGCTGATCCGGCTACCGACCGACGCGCGAACTACGACTATGGGAGCGACGACGTCGACCGTCCGGCGCTGGTCGACGACCTCGAGGCACTCGTCGAGTGTTCGGTTCGCGCCGACTCGTACTCCCGGGAACTCTACGCGACCGACGCGAGCGCCTACGAGATGACGCCGATCGCCGTCGCGTTCCCGGAATCGACGGCCGACGTCGTCGGGATCGTCGAGTACTGCAACACGAGAGAGATCCCCGTGCTCCCGCGGGGCGGCGGAACGAGCCTCGCCGGTCAGACCGTCAACCGTGCCGTCGTGCTCGATTTCACGCGTCACCTGAACGACGTGCTCGAGATCGACACCCGCGACCGAACGGCGACGGTCCAGCCCGGAACGATCCTTGGAACGCTCAACGAAACGCTCGCCGAGCACGACCTGAAGTTCGCGCCGGACCCCGCGTGGGGCGACAAAAGCGCCATCGGCGGCGCGATCGGGAACAACTCGACGGGTTCGCACTCGCTGAAGTACGGCAAGACGGACGCCTACATCGAGTCCGTCGAGGCCGTCCTCGCCGACGGGACCCAGACCACATTCGGCGAGGTGACGCTCGAGGAACTCGCCGAGCGCGGTGATCCGGACGGCGACCTCGAGTCGCGAATCTACGCCGAAGTGAGCCGGCTCGTCGAAGAGGACGGCGACCTGATCGAGGAGGCCTACCCCGACCTCAAGCGAAACGTCTCGGGGTACAACCTCGACCGACTCGTCGCCGAAGCTCGGGGGAAGCCCTTGCCCGGCGGCCAGGAGACCGGGGAAGCAGGGACCGTCAACCTCGCGCGTCTGTTGGCCGGCAGCGAGGGAACGCTCGCCATCGTCACCGAAGCGACCGTCTCGCTCGAGCCCGTCCCCGAGACGAAGTCGGTCTCTCTCCTGTGCTATTCCGACCTCCACGACGCAATGCGCGACGTCGCGCCGATTCTCGAGCACGAACCCGCAGCAGTCGAAGTGTTAGACGACGTGTTGATCGATCTCGCGCGAGACACGGCGGAGTTCGGCCCCGTCGCCGCAATGTTGCCCGAGGGGACGAACGCCGTCTTACTCGTCGAGTTCTACGCCGACGACGCCGAACACGGGAAGGAACAGGTCGCTGGCTTACTCGCCGACCGCGTCCCCTCGGCGACCCCGACCGGCGACGTGCCAGCCGACGCGCCATCGACGCCCGAGGACGAGGCCGAGACCCTCGCACTCGAGGCGCTCGAGGCCTACGACAAAGAAGAGCGCGCCCAGCTCTGGAAGCTCCGCAAGTCCGGCCTGCCGATCTTGCTCTCGCGGACGACCGACGCGAAGCACATCTCGTTCATCGAGGACACGGCGATTCCGCCGGCGCAGTTGCCCGAGTTCGTCGAACGGTTCGAGGAGATTCTCGAGGACCACGACACGTACGCCAGCTTCTACGCCCACGCCGGCCCCGGCGTGTTGCACATCCGTCCGCTGGTGAACACGAAGAGCGAGGTCGGAATGGACCAGCTTCACGGCATCGCTGACGACGCGACCGACCTCGTGGTCGAGTTGGGCGGCTCGGTGTCGGGCGAACACGGCGACGGCCGCGCTCGCACTCAGTGGAATCAGAAGCTCTACGGCGACGAACTCTGGGAGCGCTTTCAGGACCTCAAAACGGCGTTCGACCCCGACTGGCTCTTGAATCCGGGACAGGTCGTCTTCCGCGACGACGATCCGACCGACCTACGTGAGCACCTCCGCTTCGACACCGACTACCACTTCGAATCCGGGTTCGAACCCGAACTCCACTGGGAGAACGACAACGGCATGCAGGGCATGATCGAGCTCTGTCACGGCTGTGGGGGCTGTCGCGGCGAGCAGGAGACGACGGGCGGCGTCATGTGCCCGACGTTCCGCGCGAGTCGCGAGGAGATCACCAGCACCCGTGGCCGGGCGAACGCGCTCCGGCAGGCGATGAGCGGGGATCTCGAGCCCGAGGAGGCGACCTCCGAGGAGTTCGTCGAGGAGGTGATGGGCCTGTGTATCGGCTGTAAGGGCTGTGCGATCGACTGCCCGAGCGAGGTCGACATGGCGAAGCTCAAAGCCGAGGTGACCCACGAGTACCACCAAGAACACGGGGCGACGCTCCGTGATCGACTCTTCGCGAACGTCGGCACACTCTCGGCGTGGGGCTCCCGTCTTGCCCCCCTCTCGAACACGATGGCGAAGGTGCCGGGCGCGCGAACGGTCCTCGAGAAGACGATCGGAATCGACGCGAGTCGCTCGCTGCCGACGTTCCACTCAGAGACGTTCCGCGACTGGTTCGAGAAACGAGGCGGCGCGCAGGTGAGCGAAGCGGAGGCGGACCGAAAAGTCGTCTGCTATCCCGATACCTACACCAATCACAGTCATCCCGAGGCCGGCAAAGCCGCCGTTCGGGTGCTCGAGGCCGCGAACGTCCACGTCACGGTTCCCGACGAACTCGGCGATACGGGCCGACCCGCGTTCTCGAAGGGCTTTCTCGAGCAGGCTCGCGAGACGGCTCGAAAGAACGTCTCGAGGCTCGAACCGCTCGTCGAGGACGGCTGGGACGTCGTCGTCATCGAGCCCTCGGACGCGGTCATGTTCCAACTCGACTACCTCGACCTCCTCTCGAGCGACCGGGCCGAACGCGTCGCGAACGCGACCTACGGCGTCTGCGAGTACGTCGACACGTTCCGACTGGACGAGGAGATGGCGTTCGCTGACGGGGCCGCGTCGGACCTCGTCTACCACGGCCACTGCCACCAGAAGGCCGTCGCGAAGGACCACCACGCCGTCGGCGTCCTTCGCCGGGCGGGCTACGCCGTCGACCCCCTCGATTCGGGCTGTTGTGGCATGGCCGGCAGTTTCGGCTACGAGGCCGAACACGCCTCCATGAGCGATGCCATCGCCTCCATCCTCTACGAGCAAGTCGACGACAGCGACGGCGAGCGCGTCGTCGCCCCCGGCGCGTCCTGTCGCACCCAACTCGAGAACCGACCCGGTGCCAACGAGGAGCCCCCAACCCCGGTCGAACTCGTCGACGCGGCCCTCGAGTAA
- a CDS encoding peptidylprolyl isomerase, with protein sequence MGDVTATLHTNKGDIDVELYDERAPSTVDNFVGLATGGKTWEDPETGEEVDGEPLYDDVAFHRIIEGFMIQGGDPTETGRGGPGYQFDDEFHDDLRHDDAGILSMANSGPNTNGSQFFITLDAQPHLDGRHSVFGKVTDGMDVVDEIGNVDTDANDQPREDVVLESVSVDYE encoded by the coding sequence ATGGGAGACGTTACTGCGACACTCCACACGAACAAGGGAGACATCGATGTCGAACTGTACGACGAACGCGCACCGAGCACGGTCGACAACTTCGTCGGACTCGCGACTGGGGGCAAGACCTGGGAGGACCCCGAGACGGGCGAAGAAGTCGACGGCGAGCCGCTGTACGACGACGTTGCCTTCCACCGGATCATCGAGGGCTTCATGATTCAGGGCGGCGACCCGACCGAAACCGGTCGCGGCGGCCCCGGCTACCAGTTCGACGACGAGTTCCACGACGACCTCCGTCACGACGACGCAGGTATCCTGAGCATGGCGAACTCCGGCCCGAACACGAACGGCTCGCAGTTCTTCATCACGCTCGACGCCCAGCCACACCTCGACGGCCGTCACTCCGTCTTCGGGAAGGTTACCGACGGCATGGACGTCGTCGACGAGATCGGCAACGTCGACACCGACGCGAACGATCAGCCACGAGAGGACGTTGTCCTCGAGTCCGTCTCCGTCGACTACGAGTAA